The Desmonostoc muscorum LEGE 12446 genome includes a region encoding these proteins:
- a CDS encoding bleomycin hydrolase, translating to MVLDAFSRAVITADAKGAAIGGADLDALKGFIAAGNKRLDAVNAIASNASCAVSDAIAGIACENTGLLQPGGNLYPTRRHAACLRDTEIILRYVTYALLAGDSSVLDDRAINGLKETYSALGVPISSTVRAIQILKAISVAHITNTNTEANAGNKFRKLEVIQGDCSALAAEAASYFDRVISALS from the coding sequence ATGGTTCTTGATGCTTTTTCCAGAGCTGTAATTACAGCAGATGCTAAAGGTGCTGCTATTGGTGGTGCTGACTTAGATGCCCTCAAGGGATTCATTGCTGCTGGCAACAAGCGCCTTGATGCTGTGAATGCGATCGCCAGCAACGCTAGCTGTGCTGTTTCCGACGCCATTGCTGGAATCGCTTGCGAAAACACTGGTTTGCTTCAACCCGGTGGTAACTTGTACCCCACTCGTCGCCACGCTGCTTGTTTGCGTGATACCGAAATCATCCTGCGCTACGTAACCTACGCGTTGTTGGCTGGTGATTCTTCCGTATTAGACGATCGCGCTATCAACGGACTAAAAGAAACCTACTCCGCTTTGGGAGTTCCCATTAGCTCCACTGTACGTGCTATTCAAATCCTGAAAGCTATCAGTGTTGCTCACATCACCAACACCAACACCGAAGCTAACGCTGGTAACAAGTTCCGCAAACTGGAAGTTATCCAAGGCGACTGCTCTGCTCTAGCTGCTGAAGCTGCTAGCTACTTCGATCGCGTTATTTCTGCTCTGAGCTAG
- a CDS encoding HEAT repeat domain-containing protein, with the protein MTTDSLFEQLKHPNPNLRERAMWQLAEVRDENTIPRLMSILDDEDVTYRRAAVKALGAIGVDAVPAVVESLVNSDNPTIRGSCAKALAQIAANHPDVPFPEEGLQGLKTALNDENGVVYIASVMALGEIGSPAFEILTEALKTTDNVAVAVAIVNALGSMGDVRGVEVLTALTNDETVDTYVRESAVSALPRLEQVIKYSRN; encoded by the coding sequence ATGACGACAGATTCTCTATTTGAACAGTTAAAACACCCTAACCCGAATCTGCGGGAACGGGCTATGTGGCAGCTCGCAGAAGTCCGCGATGAAAATACGATTCCTCGACTGATGAGTATTTTGGATGATGAAGATGTGACCTATCGTCGAGCTGCGGTAAAGGCATTGGGTGCCATTGGTGTAGATGCTGTACCAGCAGTGGTAGAGTCATTGGTCAATAGTGATAACCCCACCATTCGGGGCAGTTGTGCTAAAGCCTTGGCACAAATCGCCGCCAATCATCCAGACGTACCCTTCCCAGAAGAGGGTTTACAGGGATTAAAAACAGCACTCAATGACGAAAATGGTGTTGTATATATTGCATCTGTGATGGCTCTGGGTGAGATTGGTTCTCCTGCCTTTGAAATTTTAACTGAAGCTTTGAAAACCACAGATAATGTTGCGGTAGCTGTGGCGATCGTCAATGCACTCGGTTCAATGGGTGATGTCCGAGGGGTGGAAGTGCTGACAGCATTGACTAACGATGAAACTGTCGATACTTATGTTCGGGAGTCAGCGGTGAGTGCCTTACCTCGATTAGAGCAGGTGATTAAATATAGCAGAAATTGA
- a CDS encoding helix-turn-helix domain-containing protein translates to MTLTFDQAAYSKLLAEVAPKAIETEEEYDRALAIAERLTFAKNRTPEEQALHKLIVTLIEAYEAQNYPMDESAPHEILQHIMEASDTRQADLVGIIGSSGVVSEVVNGKRSISKAQAKALGDYFKVTPSLFI, encoded by the coding sequence ATGACCCTTACTTTTGACCAAGCTGCTTATAGTAAGCTACTAGCTGAAGTTGCTCCCAAGGCGATCGAGACGGAAGAAGAGTACGATCGCGCCCTAGCAATTGCAGAGCGCCTAACGTTTGCCAAGAACCGCACTCCAGAAGAGCAAGCCTTGCATAAACTGATAGTAACTTTGATTGAAGCTTATGAAGCCCAGAACTATCCAATGGATGAATCTGCACCCCATGAAATTCTCCAACACATAATGGAAGCAAGTGATACCCGTCAAGCTGACTTAGTGGGCATCATCGGGTCGAGTGGCGTGGTGTCTGAGGTTGTGAACGGCAAACGCTCAATTAGTAAGGCACAAGCTAAGGCACTTGGAGATTACTTTAAGGTCACACCTAGCCTGTTTATCTAA
- a CDS encoding NblA/ycf18 family protein produces the protein MDFPIELTLEQQFRLKNLKDQVKNLSQEEAQEFLLEVLRQMMVKDNLVKHLLKQA, from the coding sequence ATGGACTTCCCCATAGAACTAACCTTAGAGCAACAGTTTCGCTTAAAGAATTTGAAAGACCAGGTAAAGAATTTGAGTCAAGAAGAGGCTCAGGAATTCTTACTAGAAGTTTTACGGCAGATGATGGTGAAAGATAATTTGGTCAAACATCTGCTCAAACAAGCCTGA
- a CDS encoding DUF1838 family protein: MGAYLDDYELNNLDFYKKNHGLQLYYNWSGEIWWQETPEKPKEKLFSIIGMNATKVFIKPDSEYGEVGHRINRELGLFCDPNTQEILHFWHSPTASQPVPVVHIANRIVQGSVKPKKFIIPKGQGYLTSVMEIPLEYPHPLAGDSKYSDYCPGEKFKGVEYFISNACRPDVTEVPPAKWARDCPWMPWMKLGYAHPAKLRFETTIFRVDNFEQLDPKLVKLVREKVPIYEFTPTESDEPNITSIQYFKKHFESYLRGDIFPLEETS, translated from the coding sequence ATGGGTGCTTACTTAGATGACTACGAACTTAATAATCTTGATTTTTACAAAAAAAATCATGGATTACAGCTTTATTACAATTGGTCTGGAGAAATTTGGTGGCAAGAAACACCAGAGAAACCAAAAGAAAAATTGTTCTCTATTATTGGGATGAATGCGACAAAAGTATTTATCAAACCCGATTCTGAGTATGGCGAAGTGGGACATAGAATAAATAGAGAATTAGGTCTATTTTGTGACCCAAACACTCAAGAAATTCTTCATTTTTGGCACTCACCAACAGCAAGTCAACCAGTACCAGTAGTACATATTGCTAACAGAATTGTCCAAGGCTCAGTCAAACCAAAAAAATTTATCATCCCCAAAGGTCAGGGATATCTCACCTCTGTGATGGAAATTCCTTTAGAATACCCCCATCCCTTAGCAGGAGATAGTAAATACTCAGATTATTGCCCTGGGGAAAAGTTTAAGGGAGTTGAATATTTTATCTCAAATGCTTGCCGACCCGATGTAACTGAAGTTCCTCCTGCTAAATGGGCAAGAGATTGTCCTTGGATGCCTTGGATGAAATTAGGATATGCTCATCCAGCTAAATTAAGATTTGAAACTACAATATTCAGAGTAGATAATTTTGAGCAACTCGATCCTAAATTGGTGAAGCTAGTCAGGGAAAAAGTCCCAATTTATGAATTCACGCCGACAGAAAGCGATGAACCGAATATAACGAGTATTCAATACTTTAAAAAACACTTTGAATCTTATTTGCGCGGCGATATCTTTCCACTAGAAGAAACCTCTTGA
- a CDS encoding bleomycin hydrolase — translation MKSVITTVVSAADAAGRFPTTSDLESVQGSIQRATARLEAAEKLASNIDAVAKEGYDAAFKKYPYLTQSGEAGDTQVKKDKCLRDIKHYLRLINYSLVVGGTGPLDEWGIAGARETYRSLGLPTAPYVTALTFTRDRACSPRDLSPQALTEFRALLDYVINSLS, via the coding sequence ATGAAATCAGTTATCACCACAGTTGTTTCTGCTGCTGATGCCGCAGGTCGTTTTCCTACCACCTCTGACCTAGAATCAGTTCAAGGTAGCATTCAACGTGCTACTGCTCGTCTAGAAGCTGCTGAAAAGCTGGCTTCTAACATCGATGCTGTAGCTAAAGAAGGTTATGATGCTGCCTTCAAGAAATATCCTTACTTAACCCAATCAGGTGAAGCTGGCGACACCCAAGTTAAGAAAGACAAGTGCCTCCGCGACATCAAGCACTACCTACGCTTGATCAACTACAGCTTAGTTGTTGGTGGTACCGGCCCATTGGATGAGTGGGGTATTGCAGGCGCTCGCGAAACATATCGCTCTTTGGGTCTGCCTACCGCTCCTTACGTTACCGCATTGACCTTCACTCGCGATCGCGCTTGCTCTCCTCGTGACTTGTCTCCTCAAGCATTGACTGAGTTCCGCGCTCTCCTCGACTACGTAATCAACTCCCTGTCATAG
- a CDS encoding type II toxin-antitoxin system HigB family toxin: MHLIAIRNLRTDASQHPDVKKQIDNWYTTLKKAEWQNLEDVRQIYRDAEAVGNFTVFNIKGNDYRLIVGIDYEDQTVYYKYFLTHSEYDKGNWKNDPYF; the protein is encoded by the coding sequence ATGCATCTGATTGCGATTCGTAACCTCCGCACTGATGCTTCTCAGCACCCCGATGTCAAAAAGCAAATCGACAATTGGTACACAACCCTCAAAAAAGCAGAATGGCAGAACTTGGAGGACGTTCGTCAGATTTATCGGGATGCTGAAGCGGTTGGAAATTTTACTGTTTTTAACATCAAAGGTAATGACTATCGCCTGATTGTCGGTATAGATTACGAAGACCAAACAGTTTACTACAAATATTTTCTGACCCATAGCGAATACGACAAAGGCAACTGGAAAAATGACCCTTACTTTTGA
- a CDS encoding HEAT repeat domain-containing protein — protein sequence MVNFETQSGENSIQLSHAETDALLAAVSEQLNLNTFNPDDQKILKQMIESMGDSRGMVRLSFAEALGKVGKPVTPLLMEAVANHPNPVVRRASTKTLTLIADPIAVPTLVNALLNDEDTVVKASSVGAMAKIGEAAVPALLKILASSEYPESAKGYAVWALAFIGAEAKEHLYREINSDSPEVRAGVVGAIAKIAEERTEAEAFQILINALTDPSTMVRCEAAVALGSLAHQAAIPNLVELLHHPDWETRKAAALALMKIGDGVALQPLQTALSQEQEAGVQAVIKLAISQIERQLEEDTWD from the coding sequence ATGGTCAACTTTGAAACTCAGTCCGGGGAAAATTCAATTCAGCTATCCCACGCCGAAACTGATGCTTTACTTGCAGCGGTGAGTGAGCAATTAAATCTCAATACCTTCAACCCTGATGACCAAAAAATCCTCAAGCAGATGATTGAGAGTATGGGGGATTCACGGGGGATGGTACGTTTGAGTTTTGCAGAGGCATTGGGTAAAGTTGGTAAGCCTGTAACTCCTTTGTTGATGGAAGCCGTGGCAAATCACCCAAACCCAGTTGTGCGGCGAGCTAGCACTAAAACTTTGACACTGATTGCCGATCCGATCGCAGTTCCCACTTTGGTGAACGCCCTCCTAAATGATGAAGATACCGTAGTCAAAGCCTCGTCAGTGGGAGCGATGGCGAAAATTGGTGAGGCTGCTGTCCCAGCATTGTTGAAAATCTTAGCCTCATCCGAATATCCAGAAAGTGCCAAAGGATATGCAGTATGGGCATTGGCATTTATTGGAGCAGAAGCCAAGGAACACTTGTATCGGGAAATTAACTCTGACTCCCCAGAAGTTCGGGCGGGAGTGGTGGGAGCGATCGCTAAAATCGCTGAAGAACGCACCGAGGCTGAAGCATTTCAAATTTTGATTAATGCCCTCACCGATCCATCCACAATGGTGCGGTGCGAAGCGGCGGTAGCTTTGGGCAGTTTAGCTCATCAAGCAGCGATTCCCAACCTCGTTGAGTTATTGCATCATCCCGATTGGGAAACTCGAAAAGCAGCTGCTTTGGCATTGATGAAAATTGGCGATGGCGTCGCCCTACAGCCTCTACAAACCGCATTGAGCCAAGAACAGGAAGCAGGAGTTCAGGCGGTGATTAAATTAGCGATTTCTCAAATTGAAAGACAGTTAGAGGAGGATACTTGGGATTGA
- a CDS encoding RNA-guided endonuclease InsQ/TnpB family protein produces MFNLTYEFKLKPTQSQVVMFEEWLETHRRVYNHALAERKDWYKSRSCRVNACSLHSEYIIPADAPRPTFANQCKSLTAARKKSEYLKRVNAQSLQQTLRRLEKAFVSMWEQNHGFPRFKKPGRMRSFSFPQLGVNSLGNGYIKLPVIGEVKVRQSRQICDGGIIKQARVVKRVSGWYVMLTIQWDVSVPQPTPHGEALGIDVGLTSFIATSNGLTIKRPRFFVDAERKLKLLQQRVSKKPHGSNNWKKAQKKVASLHEYVANCRKDWHRKMSHQICNNTGMVFVEDLNLIGLSSGMLGKHCLDAGFGQFFNILEQTCFQRGVYFQKVDSRKTSQICPNCGVETGKKELSQRTHVCSNCGYTTDRDVAAAQVVLQRGLAAVGHTVKMQEFG; encoded by the coding sequence GTGTTTAACCTAACTTACGAGTTTAAATTAAAGCCAACACAGTCCCAAGTTGTGATGTTTGAGGAATGGTTAGAAACTCATAGACGGGTTTACAACCACGCTCTAGCAGAGCGCAAGGATTGGTATAAGTCTCGTAGCTGTCGGGTTAATGCTTGCTCACTTCATTCTGAATACATCATCCCTGCTGATGCTCCCCGTCCAACATTTGCTAATCAGTGCAAGTCTTTAACTGCTGCACGCAAAAAAAGCGAATACTTAAAACGTGTCAATGCTCAGTCTTTACAGCAGACATTAAGGCGACTTGAAAAGGCTTTTGTAAGTATGTGGGAACAAAATCATGGGTTTCCCCGCTTTAAAAAGCCAGGACGGATGCGGTCTTTTTCGTTCCCACAATTGGGAGTAAATTCATTAGGTAATGGGTACATAAAATTACCTGTAATTGGGGAAGTGAAAGTTCGTCAGTCCCGACAGATTTGTGACGGAGGGATAATCAAACAGGCGCGTGTGGTCAAGCGTGTTTCTGGATGGTATGTGATGCTAACTATTCAATGGGATGTGTCCGTACCCCAGCCAACGCCACACGGGGAAGCATTAGGGATTGATGTAGGGTTAACCAGTTTTATTGCAACTTCTAATGGTCTAACTATCAAGCGTCCGAGGTTTTTTGTAGATGCCGAACGCAAGCTGAAATTGCTGCAACAGCGTGTTTCTAAAAAACCCCACGGCTCGAACAATTGGAAGAAAGCACAAAAGAAAGTTGCTTCATTGCATGAGTACGTTGCTAATTGTCGTAAAGACTGGCATAGAAAAATGTCTCACCAAATCTGCAACAATACCGGAATGGTATTTGTTGAAGATTTAAATCTAATTGGTTTGTCCAGTGGAATGCTGGGCAAGCATTGTTTAGATGCAGGGTTTGGTCAATTCTTCAACATTCTAGAGCAAACCTGTTTTCAACGTGGTGTCTATTTCCAAAAAGTAGATAGCCGAAAAACCAGTCAGATTTGTCCTAACTGCGGTGTTGAAACAGGTAAAAAGGAATTGTCACAACGTACTCATGTTTGCTCAAATTGTGGCTATACCACTGATAGAGATGTGGCGGCCGCTCAAGTAGTTCTCCAGAGGGGACTTGCAGCCGTAGGGCATACGGTCAAGATGCAAGAGTTCGGGTAA
- a CDS encoding phycobiliprotein lyase — MDVMEFFQLSAGKWRSQRATHHLAFKRSETGESDIQVETLAADHPEIIELCQYHQIDPSLAVGGSRVRWLGTMAWDREDEENHQGKTIFAIVPDADNPRQGKLLRERGYAEIVPVIGLFHMDDEDGLVLTTEYETMSSIERFWFASPNMRLRSSTVKRFGGFSTASFCTETRIETSSEVSNKEEVTSKQQFYSVLGW; from the coding sequence ATAGACGTAATGGAATTTTTTCAGCTAAGTGCTGGTAAGTGGCGATCGCAACGTGCAACCCATCACCTGGCGTTCAAGCGCTCAGAGACGGGAGAATCTGACATACAGGTGGAAACTCTGGCTGCCGATCATCCAGAAATCATTGAACTGTGCCAGTATCATCAGATTGACCCTAGCCTTGCAGTAGGGGGGTCAAGGGTGCGCTGGTTAGGGACAATGGCTTGGGATAGAGAGGACGAGGAAAATCATCAAGGTAAAACCATATTTGCGATCGTGCCTGATGCCGATAACCCAAGACAAGGCAAATTACTCCGCGAAAGAGGCTACGCGGAAATTGTGCCCGTGATCGGTCTTTTTCACATGGATGATGAAGATGGATTAGTGTTGACAACCGAATACGAAACAATGAGCTCCATTGAGCGATTTTGGTTCGCCAGCCCAAATATGAGACTGCGAAGCAGTACAGTAAAACGGTTTGGTGGCTTCAGCACTGCATCCTTTTGCACTGAAACCCGCATTGAGACTTCTTCAGAAGTTTCCAACAAAGAAGAGGTAACTTCTAAACAACAGTTTTATTCCGTTTTAGGCTGGTGA
- a CDS encoding RNA-guided endonuclease InsQ/TnpB family protein has product MIVYEFKIKGKDLQYRAIDEAIRTSQFIQNKCLRYWMDNKNVGRYDLNKYCAVLAGEFPFADELNSMARQSAAERAWSAIARFYDNCKKKIKGKKGFPKFKKHCRSVEYKTTGFKLSTNRKAITFSDKKGIGTLKLKGTYDLNYYNIKQIKRVRLVRRADGYYAQFAIDVDVKVKTQPTNQIVGIDLGLKYFIADNIGNVEPSPQFYRKSEKQLNRANRKKSKKFSLAKKKSKQQQSNNYHKARNRYARKHLKVSRQRKEYCKRLAYSVIQSNDLVAYEDLIVLGLVRNRHLAKSISDAGWYTFRTWLEYFGHKYGKVTVAVPPHNTSQNCSNCGEKVKKSLSTRTHICPHCNYVEDRDVNAAINILRLGLSTVGHTGTYATGDLPSWAVGASLPSYGESVNVESPNF; this is encoded by the coding sequence ATGATTGTCTATGAGTTCAAAATTAAGGGCAAAGATTTGCAGTATCGCGCTATTGATGAGGCTATACGTACTAGCCAGTTCATTCAAAACAAGTGCTTGCGCTACTGGATGGATAACAAAAATGTTGGTAGATATGATCTCAATAAATATTGCGCTGTATTAGCTGGTGAATTTCCCTTTGCCGATGAACTTAATTCAATGGCTAGACAATCTGCTGCCGAACGAGCATGGTCTGCAATAGCGCGGTTTTACGATAACTGTAAAAAGAAAATCAAGGGCAAAAAGGGGTTCCCAAAGTTTAAAAAACATTGTCGCTCAGTTGAATATAAGACTACTGGGTTCAAACTTTCCACTAATCGCAAAGCGATTACTTTCTCTGATAAGAAAGGTATTGGAACTTTGAAGCTAAAGGGAACCTACGACCTTAATTACTACAACATCAAGCAAATCAAGCGTGTGCGTTTGGTACGCCGTGCTGACGGGTATTATGCCCAATTTGCGATTGATGTTGATGTCAAGGTTAAAACTCAACCAACTAACCAAATAGTGGGTATTGACTTAGGATTGAAGTACTTCATTGCCGATAATATTGGCAATGTGGAACCTTCACCCCAGTTTTACCGAAAGTCAGAAAAACAGTTAAACCGTGCTAACCGCAAAAAGTCTAAGAAGTTTAGTTTAGCCAAAAAGAAGTCTAAACAACAGCAGTCCAACAATTACCACAAAGCTAGGAATAGATATGCCCGTAAACATTTAAAAGTAAGTAGGCAACGAAAAGAATACTGCAAGAGATTAGCGTATTCCGTTATCCAATCTAACGATTTGGTAGCCTATGAAGATTTAATTGTGTTAGGGTTAGTTCGTAATCGACATCTAGCTAAATCAATTTCTGATGCTGGTTGGTATACTTTCCGCACTTGGTTAGAATATTTTGGTCATAAATATGGGAAAGTAACTGTTGCAGTACCTCCCCACAATACAAGCCAAAATTGTTCTAACTGTGGCGAAAAAGTGAAAAAATCTCTGTCTACTAGGACTCATATTTGTCCTCATTGCAACTACGTTGAAGACAGAGATGTCAATGCAGCAATCAATATCTTGAGACTAGGACTCAGTACGGTAGGGCATACCGGAACTTACGCTACAGGAGATTTGCCCTCTTGGGCGGTTGGCGCAAGCCTGCCCTCTTACGGCGAGTCGGTGAATGTAGAATCCCCGAATTTCTAA
- a CDS encoding phycobilisome rod-core linker polypeptide: MAIPLLTYAPSSQNQRVAAYEVPGDEQPRIFSTDNLLSPSDFGDLIEAAYRQLFFYAFAADRETYLESQLRNGQITVRDFVRGLVLSNTFKKSFYELNNNYRFVEQVVQRVLGRDVYSEREKIAWSIVVATKGIKGFIDQILDSEEYLSNFGYSTVPYQRRRILPSRAEGELPFNIKSPRYEDYHRAKLGFPQIIWQVEVRRFIPQEQKPKAGDPSQFLGMAQSINATGNAPQRVSSFNIDIEKSVPYRQIAGIK; encoded by the coding sequence GTGGCAATTCCTCTGTTAACATATGCACCTTCAAGTCAAAATCAGCGTGTAGCTGCATATGAAGTGCCGGGTGATGAACAGCCCAGAATTTTTTCTACAGACAATCTGCTTTCTCCGTCAGATTTTGGCGATCTGATCGAAGCAGCATATCGTCAACTTTTCTTCTATGCGTTTGCTGCTGATCGCGAAACATACTTAGAGTCGCAACTCCGTAATGGACAGATTACAGTGCGCGACTTTGTTCGTGGGTTGGTGCTTTCCAATACCTTTAAGAAAAGCTTTTACGAACTCAACAACAACTACCGCTTTGTTGAGCAAGTAGTACAGCGAGTTCTAGGACGCGACGTATACAGCGAGCGGGAAAAAATTGCTTGGTCAATTGTTGTTGCTACCAAGGGTATTAAAGGCTTTATCGATCAAATACTCGACTCTGAAGAGTACCTGAGCAATTTTGGATACTCTACAGTGCCTTACCAACGGCGTCGTATTCTGCCATCTCGCGCTGAAGGTGAGTTGCCTTTCAACATCAAATCTCCGCGATACGAGGATTACCACCGTGCCAAACTGGGCTTCCCCCAAATTATTTGGCAGGTAGAAGTACGTCGGTTCATCCCCCAAGAACAGAAGCCCAAAGCTGGCGATCCATCTCAATTCTTGGGTATGGCGCAAAGTATCAATGCAACTGGCAATGCTCCACAAAGAGTTTCGTCATTCAACATTGATATCGAAAAGTCTGTACCTTATCGCCAAATAGCAGGAATCAAATAA